The Spiribacter roseus genome includes the window GCACCGAGCCGTCATTGACCTGCACGGCGGGCGCATCAGCGCCGACCAGGTCGAGGGCATCCGCGACGAGGGGCCGATCCGGCGGGTTCGCAGCGGCCGCCGCGACCAGGGCGTGCGCATTGTCCTTGATCTAAACCGGGCCGTCGCCGCGGAGTCGTTTGCGATGACGCCCAACGACACCGGCGGGCATCGGCTGGTGGTGGACCTCAGCGATCCTCAGCCCAACACGGCCGTCCGCCGGGCCCCGGACCAGGCCGCTGAGCCCTTCGTGGTCGCCATTGATGCCGGGCATGGCGGCAAGGACCCGGGCGCGATCGGGGCCGCGGGCACCTACGAGAAAGGCATTGTCCTTTCGGTGGCGCGCAAGCTTGCCGACCGGATCGACGCCATCCAGGGGCTCGAGTCGGTGTTGATCCGCGACGGTGACTACTACATCGGCCTGCGCGAGCGGACCCGCAAGGCGCAGGCGGCGGGGGCGGATCTGTTTGTCTCGCTGCATGCCGATGCCTTCCATGACCGGCGGGTGCGCGGCTCGTCGGTGTTCGTGCTCTCGCGCAACGGCGCGACCAGTGAAATGGCGCGCATGCTGGCCCGGCGCGAGAACCGCGCCGATCGCATCGGCGGCGTGTCGCTGGCCGACAAGGACGAGCAGGTGGCCTCGGTGCTGGTGGATCTGTCCCGCGCGCACACGGTTGAAGAAAGCCTGGATGTGGCCGATGTGCTGTTCAATAAGCTCGATACGCTGGGCGATGTTCACGGCACCGGTGTCGAGCAGGCGGGCTTCGCGGTGCTGAAGTCGCTCGATATGCCTTCCGTGCTGGTGGAGCTGGCGTTCATCTCTAATCCCGAGGAGGAGCGCCGGTTGAAGTCGTCGAGCTATCAGCATCAGCTGGCGCGCGGCCTGACCGAGGGGGTCCGCGCCTATGTTGAGCAGACGCGTCCGGCGCTGGCGCTGTCGGGCGGCGACGAGGAATATCGGGTGCGGCCGGGCGACACGCTATCCGACATCGCCCAGCGCCATGCGGTGAGTGTGAGCGAGCTGCGCCGCGCCAACGAGCTGGCGGGCAGCACCATCGTCGCCGGTCATACGCTGCGGATCCCCTGAGCGGCATGGCGATCCAGCGTCTCGCCGCCGAGCTTGTCAATCAGATCGCCGCCGGCGAGATCATCGAGCGGCCGGCCTCGGTGCTCAAGGAACTGCTCGAGAATGCCCTCGACGCCGGGGCGCAGAGCATTCAGGTCGATCTCGAGGGCGGCGGGCTGACCCTGATCCGCGTCCGCGACGACGGCCGCGGCATGACCGCGGCCGATCTGCCCCTCGCGGTGGAGTCCCACGCCACCAGCAAGATCGGTGCGCTGGATGATCTCGAGCATATCGCCACCCTCGGCTTTCGCGGTGAGGCACTGCCCAGCATCGCCTCGGTGGCGGAGCTGGAGATCACCTCGCGGGCGGCCACCGAGGCGCATGGCTACTGCCTGACCCCGAATCATTCGGATACGCCCGCACCGGCGCCGCATCCGCCGGGCACCACAGTGTCGGTGCGGGACCTTTTTCATGCCGTCCCGGCCCGGCGCAAGTTCCTGCGCACCGAGCGCACGGAGCTGCGCCACATCCAGGAGCTGGTCCGTCGGATCGCGCTGGGGCGCCCCGAGGTGGGATTCGCGCTGACGCACAACGGCCGGCGGCTGCTGGATCTGCCGGCGCTGGGGCCTGAGGCGGCGGAACGCCGTGTGGGCGAACTGATGGGCGGCAGCTTCGTCGATGCAGCGCTGCGCATCGATGCCGAGGCCGCGGGGCTGCGCCTACAGGGCTGGCTCGGCCTGCCAACGGCCTCACGGGGTCAGCCGGATCTGCAGTATGTCTACCTCAACGGGCGCATGATCCGCGACCGACTGGTCATGCAGGCCCTGCGGCGGGCCTACAGCGATGTCCTGTTCAAGGATCGCTATCCGGCGTATCTGCTGCACCTGCAGATGGATCCCGCCCGGGTCGATGTCAATGTCCATCCGACCAAGCATGAGGTGCGGTTCCGCGACAGCCGGCTGATCTTCGATTTCCTCCACCGTCAGGTGGAACGCGCCCTCGCCCAAGGCGGTGCGAGTGCCGCGACCGCGCCGTCCGAGTCCGGCGGAGCGTCGCCCGGTCCGCCACCCGCGGCCCCGGCGCCGCAGACCGGTGCCCTGGCACTGCCCGTGGCCGAGGCCCGGGCGGTCTACGGCGATACCCTCGACGCGGGCACGCCCGCGCCCGAAGCGCCGGCGTCCACCGACCCGGTGCCGCGGCTCGGGCATGCGGTGGCGCAGATTCATGGTGTCTATGTGCTTGCCGAATCGGCCAGCGGTCTGGTCCTTGTGGACATGCATGCGGCCCATGAGCGCATCGTCTACGAGCGCCTCAAGCGCCAGTACCGGGACGAGGGTGTGGCGCGCCAGCCGCTGCTGATGCCAGTGGCGGTCAATGTGACGCCGGCCGAGGCCGACCTGGTGGAGGACAGTCAGCCGCTGCTCGAGGCGGTGGGCCTGGATGTGGATCGGGTCGGTCCCGAGCAGCTCCGCCTCCGGGGTCTGCCAGCGCTGCTGGCGCGGGCGGATGGCGAGGCGCTGTTGCGCGATGTGCTGGCGGATCTGCGCGTTGATCGGGGAGCGGTCGCGATCGAGGCCCGCCAGCAGCATCTGCTGGCGACCATGGGCTGTCATGGATCGGTGCGCGCCAACCGGCGGTTGACGCCGGCCGAGCAGGAGAATCTGCTGCGCGAAATGGAGCGCACCCCCAACATCGATCAGTGCAATCATGGCCGTCCCACCTGGGTGTCCCTGGGCATGGCGGACCTTGATCGGCTTTTTCTGCGCGGCCGCTAGTCCCCATGGCAGCGGATACGCTCCCGGTGGTCTGTCTGATGGGGCCGACAGCGGCCGGCAAGACCGATCTGGCCCTCGCCCTGCATGCGCGCGGTGGCGTGGATCTGATCAGTGTCGATTCGGCGATGGTCTATCGGGGCATGGACATTGGCACCGCCAAGCCCTCACCGGCGGTCCAGGCACGGGCCCCGCATGCCTTGATCGACATCCGCGACCCGGCCGAGGCGTACTCCGCGGCCGAGTTCGTCGCCGATGCCCGGGCGCATATCGCGGCGGCTCGGCAGGCCGGGCGTCTGCCGGTGCTCGTGGGGGGAACCATGCTCTATTTCCGTTCGCTGCTGCACGGGCTATCGCGCCTGCCGGCGGCGGACGCCGGGGTACGGGCCCGTCTCGAGGCGGAGGCCCGGGTGCGGGGCTGGGCGGCCCTGCACGCGCGGCTGGCGGGCGTCGATCCGCGCACCGCGCAGCGGCTGCATCGCAATGACGCACAGCGCATCCAGCGGGCGCTCGAGGTCTACGAGCTGACCGGTCAGTCATTGAGTCACCTGCAATCAACGGCGGCACCGGAACCGTTGCCCGGTCCTGTCGTCAAAGTGGGTGTAATGCCCGCATCACGTTCGATGCTGCATACGCGCATCGAGCAGCGCTTTCACGCGATGCTGGCCGAAGGGGTGATCGACGAGGTGGCCGGGCTCTGGGCGCGTCCCGATATCCACGCCGATCTGCCTGCCATGCGGGCGGTGGGGTATCGCCAGATCGTCGAGTATCTCGACGGGCGCATCGCCCGTGATGACCTGGCGTTTCGGGGCACGGTGGCGACGCGTCAGTTCGCCCGGCGCCAGGTGACCTGGCTGCGGCGTGAGGATCGTCTGGAATGGCTCGATCCGCTGGCGCACAGGCCCTGTGACAGGCTTAGTGATCTCATCAATCGCGTGGTAGCGTAGGGATCGAGACGGACAATAATAATCGCCGCGGACAAGCAAGGAGTCACGGCACCATGTCGAAAGGACAATCACTGCAGGAACCCTTCCTCAACGCGCTTCGCAAGGAAAAGGTCCCGGTGTCGATCTATCTGGTCAATGGCATCAAGCTCCAGGGTCAGGTGGACTCGTTCGACCAGTTCGTGATCCTGCTTCGCAACTCGATCAGTCAGCTGGTCTACAAACACGCCATTTCCACGATCGTGCCATCGCGCAACGTCCGCGAGCTTCTGCAGGAGGAGCGAGATCCCGAAACCGACCCGGAGTGAAGCCTCGCCCACGCTGGAGACCGC containing:
- a CDS encoding N-acetylmuramoyl-L-alanine amidase — protein: MRLPVWIISIAIALAMLPLAGAALGATLVEDVRTWDGPSHTRVVFDLSRAPDHRLFTLTDPHRAVIDLHGGRISADQVEGIRDEGPIRRVRSGRRDQGVRIVLDLNRAVAAESFAMTPNDTGGHRLVVDLSDPQPNTAVRRAPDQAAEPFVVAIDAGHGGKDPGAIGAAGTYEKGIVLSVARKLADRIDAIQGLESVLIRDGDYYIGLRERTRKAQAAGADLFVSLHADAFHDRRVRGSSVFVLSRNGATSEMARMLARRENRADRIGGVSLADKDEQVASVLVDLSRAHTVEESLDVADVLFNKLDTLGDVHGTGVEQAGFAVLKSLDMPSVLVELAFISNPEEERRLKSSSYQHQLARGLTEGVRAYVEQTRPALALSGGDEEYRVRPGDTLSDIAQRHAVSVSELRRANELAGSTIVAGHTLRIP
- the mutL gene encoding DNA mismatch repair endonuclease MutL, with the translated sequence MAIQRLAAELVNQIAAGEIIERPASVLKELLENALDAGAQSIQVDLEGGGLTLIRVRDDGRGMTAADLPLAVESHATSKIGALDDLEHIATLGFRGEALPSIASVAELEITSRAATEAHGYCLTPNHSDTPAPAPHPPGTTVSVRDLFHAVPARRKFLRTERTELRHIQELVRRIALGRPEVGFALTHNGRRLLDLPALGPEAAERRVGELMGGSFVDAALRIDAEAAGLRLQGWLGLPTASRGQPDLQYVYLNGRMIRDRLVMQALRRAYSDVLFKDRYPAYLLHLQMDPARVDVNVHPTKHEVRFRDSRLIFDFLHRQVERALAQGGASAATAPSESGGASPGPPPAAPAPQTGALALPVAEARAVYGDTLDAGTPAPEAPASTDPVPRLGHAVAQIHGVYVLAESASGLVLVDMHAAHERIVYERLKRQYRDEGVARQPLLMPVAVNVTPAEADLVEDSQPLLEAVGLDVDRVGPEQLRLRGLPALLARADGEALLRDVLADLRVDRGAVAIEARQQHLLATMGCHGSVRANRRLTPAEQENLLREMERTPNIDQCNHGRPTWVSLGMADLDRLFLRGR
- the miaA gene encoding tRNA (adenosine(37)-N6)-dimethylallyltransferase MiaA, which gives rise to MAADTLPVVCLMGPTAAGKTDLALALHARGGVDLISVDSAMVYRGMDIGTAKPSPAVQARAPHALIDIRDPAEAYSAAEFVADARAHIAAARQAGRLPVLVGGTMLYFRSLLHGLSRLPAADAGVRARLEAEARVRGWAALHARLAGVDPRTAQRLHRNDAQRIQRALEVYELTGQSLSHLQSTAAPEPLPGPVVKVGVMPASRSMLHTRIEQRFHAMLAEGVIDEVAGLWARPDIHADLPAMRAVGYRQIVEYLDGRIARDDLAFRGTVATRQFARRQVTWLRREDRLEWLDPLAHRPCDRLSDLINRVVA
- the hfq gene encoding RNA chaperone Hfq; protein product: MSKGQSLQEPFLNALRKEKVPVSIYLVNGIKLQGQVDSFDQFVILLRNSISQLVYKHAISTIVPSRNVRELLQEERDPETDPE